A part of Neovison vison isolate M4711 chromosome 6, ASM_NN_V1, whole genome shotgun sequence genomic DNA contains:
- the PALM gene encoding paralemmin-1 isoform X1 — MEVLAAETTSQQERLQAIAEKRKRQAEAEAKRRQLEDDRRQLQHLKSKALRERWLLEGTPSAASEGDEGLRRQMQEDEQRARLLEESIGRLQKEIEVLEGAGLPAAAAGERPAAPSPAKDQKADVVLESEQAPVGTPKEKRVSNTPVRPVEGSTLMKAAMYSVEITVEKDKVTGETRVLSSTTLLPREPLPQGIKVYEDETKVVHAVDGTAENGVCPLSSSEVDDLLHKADEVALSEAGSTAGTAETRGASKEPVQSTPSRREIPGVQAQPGEATSGPPGVRPGQEPPVTLIFMGYQNVEDEAESQKVLGLQDTITAELVVIEDAAEPPTAAGSREENQVGPEAPASDPQDLDAKKQRCKCCSVM; from the exons ATGGA GGTCCTGGCGGCAGAGACCACATCTCAGCAGGAGCGGCTCCAAGCCATTGCA GAGAAGCGGAAGCGGCAGGCCGAGGCGGAGGCAAAGCGCCGGCAGCTGGAGGATGACCGTCGGCAGCTGCAGCACCTGaag TCCAAGGCGCTGCGGGAGCGCTGGCTGCTGGAGGGAACACCATCCGCGGCCTCGGAGGGCGACGAGGGCCTGAGGAGGCAGATGCAGGAGGACGAGCAGAGGGCGCGGCTCCTGGAGGAGTCCATCGGCAG gctgcaGAAGGAGATTGAGGTGCTGGAGGGCGCAGGCCTGCCCGCTGCCGCCGCCGGGGAGAGGCCCGCCGCCCCGAGCCCAGCCAAGGACCAGAAGGCAGACGTGGTGTTGGAGTCTGAGCAG GCCCCGGTGGGCACGCCCAAAG AGAAGCGAGTCTCCAACACGCCCGTGAGGCCGGTCGAAGGCTCCACCCTGATGAAGGCAG CCATGTACTCGGTTGAGATCACGGTGGAGAAGGACAAGGTGACTGGGGAGACCCGGGTGCTGTCCAGCACCACCTTGCTCCCTCGGGAGCCGCTCCCTCAGGGCATCAAGGTCTACGAAGACGAGACCAAAG tGGTCCACGCCGTGGACGGGACTGCGGAGAACGGGGTCTGCCCGTTGAGCTCCTCCGAGGTAGACGACCTCCTTCACAAGGCAGACGAGGTCGCGCTGAGCGAGGCCGGGTCCACGGCTGGGACGGCGGAGACCCGGGGGGCGTCCAAGGAGCCGGTGCAGAGCACACCGTCCCGGCGGGAGATCCCCGGAGTGCAGGCGCAGCCGGGAGAGGCCACGTCCGGCCCGCCAGGCGTCCGGCCCGGCCAGGAGCCTCCGGTCACCTTGATCTTCATGGGTTACCAGAACGTGGAGGACGAGGCCGAGAGCCAGAAGGTGCTGGGTCTTCAGGACACCATCACGGCCGAGCTGGTGGTCATTGAGGACGCGGCGGAGCCCCCCACCGCCGCGGGCTCCAGGGAAGAGAACCAGGTGGGGCCCGAGGCCCCCGCCAGCGACCCCCAGGACCTCGACGCGAAGAAGCAGCGCTGTAAATGCTGCTCCGTCATGTGA
- the PALM gene encoding paralemmin-1 isoform X2 produces the protein MEVLAAETTSQQERLQAIAEKRKRQAEAEAKRRQLEDDRRQLQHLKSKALRERWLLEGTPSAASEGDEGLRRQMQEDEQRARLLEESIGRLQKEIEVLEGAGLPAAAAGERPAAPSPAKDQKADVVLESEQAPVGTPKEKRVSNTPVRPVEGSTLMKAVVHAVDGTAENGVCPLSSSEVDDLLHKADEVALSEAGSTAGTAETRGASKEPVQSTPSRREIPGVQAQPGEATSGPPGVRPGQEPPVTLIFMGYQNVEDEAESQKVLGLQDTITAELVVIEDAAEPPTAAGSREENQVGPEAPASDPQDLDAKKQRCKCCSVM, from the exons ATGGA GGTCCTGGCGGCAGAGACCACATCTCAGCAGGAGCGGCTCCAAGCCATTGCA GAGAAGCGGAAGCGGCAGGCCGAGGCGGAGGCAAAGCGCCGGCAGCTGGAGGATGACCGTCGGCAGCTGCAGCACCTGaag TCCAAGGCGCTGCGGGAGCGCTGGCTGCTGGAGGGAACACCATCCGCGGCCTCGGAGGGCGACGAGGGCCTGAGGAGGCAGATGCAGGAGGACGAGCAGAGGGCGCGGCTCCTGGAGGAGTCCATCGGCAG gctgcaGAAGGAGATTGAGGTGCTGGAGGGCGCAGGCCTGCCCGCTGCCGCCGCCGGGGAGAGGCCCGCCGCCCCGAGCCCAGCCAAGGACCAGAAGGCAGACGTGGTGTTGGAGTCTGAGCAG GCCCCGGTGGGCACGCCCAAAG AGAAGCGAGTCTCCAACACGCCCGTGAGGCCGGTCGAAGGCTCCACCCTGATGAAGGCAG tGGTCCACGCCGTGGACGGGACTGCGGAGAACGGGGTCTGCCCGTTGAGCTCCTCCGAGGTAGACGACCTCCTTCACAAGGCAGACGAGGTCGCGCTGAGCGAGGCCGGGTCCACGGCTGGGACGGCGGAGACCCGGGGGGCGTCCAAGGAGCCGGTGCAGAGCACACCGTCCCGGCGGGAGATCCCCGGAGTGCAGGCGCAGCCGGGAGAGGCCACGTCCGGCCCGCCAGGCGTCCGGCCCGGCCAGGAGCCTCCGGTCACCTTGATCTTCATGGGTTACCAGAACGTGGAGGACGAGGCCGAGAGCCAGAAGGTGCTGGGTCTTCAGGACACCATCACGGCCGAGCTGGTGGTCATTGAGGACGCGGCGGAGCCCCCCACCGCCGCGGGCTCCAGGGAAGAGAACCAGGTGGGGCCCGAGGCCCCCGCCAGCGACCCCCAGGACCTCGACGCGAAGAAGCAGCGCTGTAAATGCTGCTCCGTCATGTGA